In a genomic window of Vibrio marisflavi CECT 7928:
- a CDS encoding LysR family transcriptional regulator → MQSPITLEALHILDAIERRGSFAAAAVELERAPSSLSYQIQKLEQELDIMIFDRSGHKASFTDAGLVILNQGRQILSATKNLVNEASLVANGWELDLTIAFDGIIPVDNFFPLVEAFSQVSKTRIKLQEEILAGCWESLLQGRSDLLVCPKMGDEPLPPEVKAERIGKFSMVWVAANNHYIHKRAGVFDDEAREKYRVIAIADTAREQAPISVNILQKQPRLTVTNFHAKIEALKSGLGIGTLPRQVAMPLIESGELKVIEGSEETFADIILSWRRNSIGEAKSWCIQYLKKNWQIN, encoded by the coding sequence TTGCAAAGTCCAATTACATTAGAAGCCCTACATATTTTAGATGCGATCGAAAGGCGAGGTAGTTTTGCAGCGGCTGCTGTAGAGCTTGAGCGCGCTCCTTCATCTCTAAGCTATCAAATCCAGAAGCTAGAACAAGAACTGGATATTATGATTTTTGATCGCTCCGGCCACAAAGCTTCCTTTACCGACGCTGGCCTAGTCATACTCAACCAAGGACGGCAGATACTGTCTGCAACAAAGAACCTAGTGAATGAGGCTAGTTTGGTTGCTAATGGGTGGGAGCTGGATTTAACCATTGCTTTTGATGGAATTATACCGGTCGATAATTTCTTTCCGCTTGTTGAAGCATTTAGTCAGGTGAGCAAGACTAGGATAAAACTCCAGGAAGAGATTCTAGCGGGATGCTGGGAATCACTGCTTCAAGGAAGATCAGACTTATTGGTGTGCCCCAAAATGGGCGACGAGCCACTGCCACCAGAAGTAAAGGCGGAGCGTATCGGCAAATTCTCGATGGTTTGGGTGGCTGCCAATAACCACTACATACACAAAAGAGCAGGGGTCTTTGACGATGAAGCTAGGGAAAAGTATCGTGTCATCGCCATTGCTGATACAGCACGTGAACAGGCACCAATCAGTGTTAACATTTTGCAGAAACAACCCCGCTTAACGGTGACAAACTTTCACGCAAAAATAGAAGCTCTAAAATCTGGGCTTGGTATTGGAACTTTACCACGTCAAGTTGCTATGCCGTTGATAGAATCAGGCGAGCTAAAAGTGATAGAAGGGAGCGAAGAGACTTTCGCCGATATCATTCTATCTTGGAGAAGAAACTCTATCGGCGAAGCAAAGTCTTGGTGTATTCAATACCTTAAAAAGAACTGGCAGATTAACTAG